In Marinobacter antarcticus, one genomic interval encodes:
- a CDS encoding SDR family NAD(P)-dependent oxidoreductase, with product MGRFEGRVAIVTGAGSGIGRATALRLAREGAQVVMADTSESGLVETGNLMPEGAEHLRRLVNVADEAQVKDLVSEALKAFGKIDILCNIAGIASTGKGHPSVTANERDEWDKVLSVNLIGTMLLIKHVAPHMQARKLGSIVNTASVAGIRSGAGGNAYSASKAGVINLTMTAACDLGDHNIRVNAVCPGLVETGMTREVFDYARAHEKAHKLGARCELRRYGDPEEIAAAILFFASDDASYITGQALPVDGGNTASLNLPGMKV from the coding sequence ATGGGGCGTTTTGAAGGTCGGGTGGCTATTGTTACCGGAGCAGGCAGCGGTATAGGCCGGGCAACTGCCTTGCGACTGGCCCGTGAGGGTGCTCAAGTGGTTATGGCGGATACGTCCGAATCGGGACTGGTTGAAACCGGGAATCTGATGCCGGAAGGTGCTGAGCACCTCCGTCGCCTCGTCAACGTTGCCGATGAGGCTCAGGTAAAAGACCTGGTAAGCGAGGCATTAAAGGCTTTTGGGAAAATCGACATTCTGTGCAACATCGCTGGTATTGCCAGCACAGGGAAAGGCCACCCATCGGTAACCGCAAACGAGCGAGACGAATGGGACAAGGTGTTGTCGGTTAATCTGATTGGCACCATGCTGCTCATCAAGCATGTCGCGCCGCACATGCAGGCTCGAAAACTCGGTTCCATTGTCAATACAGCTTCGGTTGCCGGTATCCGCTCCGGGGCAGGGGGCAATGCCTACAGCGCCTCGAAGGCTGGAGTGATCAACCTCACTATGACCGCTGCGTGTGACCTTGGCGATCACAATATCCGGGTGAACGCCGTCTGCCCGGGCCTGGTTGAGACTGGCATGACACGAGAGGTGTTTGATTACGCCCGTGCCCATGAAAAGGCCCACAAACTGGGCGCTCGCTGCGAACTGCGACGTTACGGCGACCCGGAAGAGATCGCAGCGGCCATTCTGTTTTTTGCCAGTGACGATGCCAGCTATATCACCGGGCAGGCGCTGCCGGTGGATGGCGGCAA
- a CDS encoding class I adenylate-forming enzyme family protein, which yields MKNNLSEMPVYAPITPNEPMEAIGHRIQRFATTRAEHPALISEQGTVSWRALLDQTNQIANRLRDAGLQSGDSVAALSENSADYVALYLGILTAGGCMVPLSGMASAEALSLMLSDCKAQFLFVSRKNRDLLHSFRPGLQGLPDDRIMALGEDGEGIGQTLRDWLANASAEARPADVSLDDAFNIIYSSGTTGTPKGILHDYRFRQRQMMRMSRFGLDGDAINLVSTPLYSNTTLVSVLPTLFHGGTLVVMAKFDARRFLELAETHRVTHAMLVPVQYQRILADAEFDRFDLSSFKLKLCTSAPLRPDVIADAMTRWPGNIREVYGLTEGGISTSLDCAAHPDKWSSVGIPTEGAEVRVIDEDGHELPKGETGELAGRAISMMRGYVNQPEQTREMLWESPEGEVFYRSGDMGRIDEDGFIYILDRRKDMIISGGFNIYAVDLEKALLAHPAVDDAAVIGIPSEQWGETPLGLVVLKPGHQDSGPAILEWANGQLGKSQRISAIELREELPRSTIGKVLKRELREPYWQTITR from the coding sequence ATGAAAAATAACCTGAGCGAAATGCCGGTGTACGCACCCATAACCCCGAACGAGCCCATGGAGGCTATTGGCCACCGGATACAGAGGTTTGCAACCACCCGCGCGGAGCACCCGGCATTGATCAGTGAACAGGGTACGGTGAGCTGGAGAGCCCTGCTGGACCAGACTAACCAGATCGCCAACCGCCTGCGAGATGCCGGGTTGCAGTCCGGTGATTCAGTTGCAGCTCTGTCGGAAAACAGCGCTGATTATGTTGCTCTGTATCTTGGCATACTTACCGCCGGCGGCTGCATGGTGCCGCTTTCAGGCATGGCCAGCGCCGAAGCACTGAGCCTGATGCTGTCCGATTGCAAAGCGCAATTCCTGTTTGTGTCACGGAAAAACCGGGACCTCCTTCACAGCTTCCGGCCCGGGCTGCAGGGATTACCGGACGACCGTATTATGGCCCTGGGTGAAGACGGCGAAGGAATTGGCCAGACGCTGAGAGACTGGCTTGCCAATGCCTCAGCTGAGGCCCGCCCTGCGGACGTATCACTGGATGATGCCTTTAACATCATCTATAGCTCTGGAACCACAGGCACCCCGAAGGGCATTCTCCATGACTACCGTTTCCGCCAGCGGCAAATGATGCGCATGAGCCGCTTCGGGCTGGATGGCGATGCCATTAACCTGGTTTCAACGCCGCTATACTCCAACACCACACTGGTTTCTGTGTTACCCACGCTGTTCCACGGTGGCACTCTGGTGGTGATGGCAAAGTTCGACGCCCGGCGGTTTCTGGAGCTGGCCGAAACACACCGTGTGACTCATGCCATGCTGGTACCTGTGCAGTACCAGAGGATTCTGGCCGACGCGGAATTTGACCGCTTTGATCTCTCCAGCTTCAAGCTGAAGCTCTGCACCAGCGCACCGCTAAGACCGGACGTGATAGCCGATGCCATGACACGCTGGCCCGGCAACATACGGGAGGTTTACGGCCTCACAGAGGGTGGCATTTCCACCAGCCTCGACTGTGCCGCGCACCCGGACAAATGGAGCTCGGTAGGCATACCAACAGAAGGCGCGGAAGTGCGCGTGATCGACGAAGATGGCCACGAACTGCCGAAAGGCGAAACCGGCGAGCTGGCTGGCCGTGCTATTTCAATGATGCGAGGCTACGTGAACCAGCCTGAGCAAACCCGGGAAATGCTGTGGGAAAGCCCTGAGGGCGAGGTGTTCTATCGCAGCGGAGATATGGGACGAATCGATGAGGACGGTTTTATCTATATTCTCGATCGCCGCAAGGACATGATTATTTCCGGTGGATTCAACATTTACGCGGTCGATCTTGAGAAGGCGCTGCTGGCTCACCCTGCGGTGGACGATGCAGCGGTTATCGGCATTCCAAGTGAACAGTGGGGGGAAACACCTCTGGGCCTGGTGGTTCTAAAACCCGGGCACCAGGATTCCGGGCCCGCAATACTCGAATGGGCTAACGGACAGCTGGGCAAAAGCCAGCGCATCTCCGCTATCGAGCTCCGCGAGGAGCTCCCCCGCTCCACCATAGGTAAGGTTCTGAAGCGGGAGCTGCGCGAACCTTACTGG